A genomic window from Populus alba chromosome 19, ASM523922v2, whole genome shotgun sequence includes:
- the LOC118044383 gene encoding disease resistance-like protein DSC1: MASSFSASASIPARKYDVFISFRGEDTRDNFTSHLYAALCRKKVLTFVDNNLRRGEEICSSLLKAIEESKLSVIVFSENYASSKWCLDELVKILECKEMNGQTVIPVFYHVNPSHVRNQTGTVGDSIGELELVTEKMEKVKRWRAALKEVATLTGWDSQNIRSESELIEAIAGDILNKLYKMSPGHSMNLVGIEEHIKRTESLLCMESQEVRIIGIWGMGGIGKTTIARAVFDRICNQFEGFHFLANVRENLRRYTAVDLRNKLLSKILDEDNLLEQPPSLAVAFTKDCLRRKKVLIVLDDVDNSRQLQELSLGVHDLFGPGSKILVTSRDKQVLIKNEVDAIYKVQGLNNHDALRLLSLNAFKKNCPRRDHIELLERMVDYAKGNPLALIVLGSSLYDRSKEKWYSALNKLGKVPNPEIQRVLRISYDGLDEEQQQIFLDIAFFFNGAEWNHAVKVLDSCYSSLQFDLSILIDKSLITISQNTLEMHDILQEMAYSIVREESKNPGKRSRLCDHEDIYHVLKKKKGTEAVEGMCLDISKMPEMHLESDTFARMNSLRFLKFYHPFYFMDSKDKVHLPLSGLKYLSDELRYLHWHRFPAKSLPQNFCAENIVDLTLHSSRVEKLWTGVQDLLNLRWIDLSRSTHLLEIPDLSRAKNLKYIDLSFCESLLEVHSSIQHLEKLEILILSGCKNLGIVPKTIESKFLRILDLSHCKNVRKCPEISGYLEELMLQGTAIEELPQSISKVKEIRILDLSGCSNITKFPQISGNIKQLRLLWTVIEEVPSSIEFLATLCVLEMNFCEQLSSLPTCICKLKCLERLELSYCPKLESFPEILEPMESLKCLDLSGTAIKELPSSIKFLSCLYMLQLNRCDNLVSLPRFIEKLPLLKYLKLNYCKSILSLPELPLSLEFLEAVGCESLETLSIGKESNFWYLNFANCFRLDQKPLLADTQLKIQSGKMRREVTIILPGSEIPGWFCDQSMGSSVAIKLPTNCHQHNGFAFGMVFVFPDPPTELQCNRIFICECHARGENDEHHDVLFNLSTCAYELRSVESDQMLLLYNPCEFVKRDCISQYSGKEISFEFYLDEPSRIQNRCKVKRCGVYLMDE, translated from the exons ATGGCTTCCTCCTTTTCTGCTTCAGCTAGCATCCCTGCAAGAAAATATGATGTCTTTATCAGTTTCAGAGGGGAGGACACTCGTGATAATTTTACCAGCCACCTATATGCTGCTTTGTGTAGAAAAAAGGTCCTGACCTTCGTAGACAACAACCTCAGGAGAGGAGAAGAGATTTGTTCATCACTCTTGAAAGCAATTGAAGAATCCAAGCTTTCTGTGATTGTTTTCTCTGAAAACTATGCATCCTCCAAATGGTGCTTGGACGAGCTTGTAAAGATCCTGGAATGCAAGGAAATGAATGGACAGACGGTTATACCGGTGTTCTACCATGTCAATCCATCTCATGTAAGAAATCAAACTGGAACCGTTGGGGATTCAATCGGTGAACTTGAACTAGTAACAGAAAAGATGGAAAAGGTGAAGAGATGGAGAGCTGCCTTGAAGGAAGTGGCTACTCTAACTGGGTGGGATTCGCAGAACATTAG ATCAGAGTCTGAACTTATTGAGGCGATTGCTGGAGATATCTTGAACAAGTTGTATAAAATGTCTCCTGGTCACTCTATGAATCTGGTTGGAATTGAGGAACACATCAAGAGAACTGAATCTTTGTTGTGCATGGAGTCACAGGAGGTTCGGATCATAGGAATATGGGGAATGGGTGGTATAGGCAAGACCACCATTGCAAGAGCTGTATTCGATCGAATCTGTAATCAATTCGAAGGATTCCACTTTCTTGCAAATGTCAGGGAAAATCTAAGAAGGTATACTGCAGTTGATTTACGAAACAAACTTCTTTCTAAAATATTAGATGAAGATAATCTACTTGAGCAGCCTCCAAGTTTGGCAGTTGCTTTTACAAAGGATTGTCTCCGCCGCAAAAAGGTTCTTATCGTCCTGGATGATGTGGATAACTCGAGGCAATTGCAGGAGTTGTCACTTGGGGTGCATGATTTGTTTGGTCCAGGAAGCAAAATCCTTGTAACAAGCAGGGATAAGCAAGTGcttataaaaaatgaagtcGATGCCATATACAAGGTGCAAGGACTGAACAACCATGACGCCCTTCGACTCCTGAGTTTGAATGCCTTCAAGAAGAACTGTCCCAGGAGGGATCACATAGAGTTGTTAGAGAGGATGGTAGATTATGCAAAAGGTAATCCGTTGGCTCTGATAGTCTTGGGTTCCTCTCTTTATGATAGAAGCAAAGAGAAATGGTACAGTGCATTGAATAAGTTGGGGAAAGTTCCAaaccctgaaattcaaagggTGTTGAGGATTAGTTACGATGGATTAGATGAGGAACAGCAGCAAATATTTCTTGATATTGCATTCTTTTTCAATGGCGCAGAATGGAACCATGCTGTGAAAGTTTTAGACAGTTGTTATTCCTCTCTGCAGTTTGACTTAAGCATTCTCATTGACAAGTCTCTAATCACCATTTCTCAGAACACACTAGAGATGCATGATATACTACAAGAAATGGCTTACAGCATCGTTCGTGAAGAATCTAAGAATCCTGGAAAACGCAGCAGGTTGTGTGATCATGAAGATATCTATCACGTACTGAAGAAAAAGAAG GGAACTGAAGCAGTTGAAGGCATGTGTTTGGATATATCTAAAATGCCGGAGATGCACTTGGAATCCGACACATTTGCAAGGATGAATAGTCTCAGGTTTCTTAAATTCTACCATCCCTTTTACTTCATGGATTCCAAAGACAAAGTGCACCTTCCTCTGAGTGGCCTCAAATATCTATCTGATGAACTGAGATATCTCCACTGGCATAGATTCCCTGCAAAATCTTTGCCACAAAATTTTTGTGCCGAAAACATTGTTGACCTTACACTACATTCTAGCAGGGTTGAGAAACTTTGGACGGGGGTACAG GATCTTCTGAATTTAAGATGGATTGACCTCAGTAGGTCGACACATTTGTTAGAAATTCCAGATCTGTCGAGGGCCAAAAATTTGAAGTATATAGATCTTAGTTTCTGTGAGAGTTTGCTTGAGGTGCACTCATCCATTCAACATCTTGAAAAGCTGGAAATCCTCATTCTCAGTGGTTGTAAGAATCTAGGGATTGTTCCAAAAACGATTGAATCGAAGTTTCTGAGAATTCTTGATCTATCACATTGCAAAAATGTCAGAAAATGCCCTGAAATTTCAGGATATTTGGAAGAATTGATGTTACAAGGGACTGCAATAGAAGAACTTCCCCAATCGATTAGCAAAGTGAAAGAGATAAGAATTCTTGATCTATCAGGCTGCTCAAATATCACCAAGTTTCCCCAGATATCAGGAAATATAAAGCAGTTAAGGTTGCTTTGGACAGTTATAGAAGAGGTTCCCTCATCGATCGAGTTTCTTGCAACTCTCTGTGTATTGGAGATGAATTTCTGTGAACAGCTCTCTAGTCTCCCAACCTGCATCTGTAAATTGAAGTGCCTTGAACGACTTGAGCTAAGCTACTGCCCAAAACTTGAGAGCTTCCCAGAAATCTTGGAGCCAATGGAATCTTTGAAATGTCTTGATTTGAGTGGAACGGCTATTAAAGAGCTGCCCTCATCCATTAAATTTTTAAGCTGCCTTTACATGCTGCAACTCAATAGATGCGATAACCTTGTCAGCCTTCCAAGGTTCATCGAAAAACTTCCATTGCTGAAATAtcttaaattgaattattgCAAAAGTATTCTTTCTCTACCAGAGCTTCCACTGTCACTAGAATTCTTGGAGGCAGTTGGTTGTGAATCACTGGAAACCTTATCAATCGGCAAAGAAAGCAATTTCTGGTACTTGAATTTTGCAAATTGCTTCAGATTGGATCAGAAGCCACTCTTGGCAGATACACAATTGAAAATTCAG TCTGGAAAGATGAGACGCGAAGTCACGATTATTTTACCAGGGAGTGAAATTCCAGGATGGTTCTGTGATCAAAGTATGGGATCTTCGGTAGCCATAAAGTTGCCCACAAATTGTCATCAACACAATGGTTTTGCCTTCGGGATGGTCTTTGTATTCCCAGATCCTCCAACAGAATTGCAATGCAACAGGATATTTATATGTGAATGCCATGCTAGAGGTGAAAATGATGAACATCATGATGTCCTTTTCAATTTGAGTACTTGTGCTTATGAACTCCGATCAGTTGAGTCAGATCAGATGTTACTCTTGTACAATCCCTGCGAGTTCGTAAAACGAGATTGCATCAGCCAATATTCTGGAAAAGaaatttcatttgaattttacCTGGATGAGCCCTCAAGGATTCAGAATCGTTGCAAGGTGAAAAGGTGTGGAGTTTACCTCATGGATGAGTGA